A section of the Lepus europaeus isolate LE1 chromosome 19, mLepTim1.pri, whole genome shotgun sequence genome encodes:
- the DMWD gene encoding dystrophia myotonica WD repeat-containing protein isoform X2: MAAGGAEGGSGPGAAMGDCAEIKSQFRTREGFYKLLPGDGAARRSGPASAQTPAPPQPPQLPPGPASASGPGAAGPASSPPPPGPGPGPALPAVRLSLVRLGEPDGAGPGEPPATPAGLGAGGDRVCFNLGRELYFYPGCCRRGSQRSIDLKKPIDKRIYKGTQPTCHDFNQFTAATETISLLVGFSAGQVQYLDLIKKDTSKLFNEERLIDKTKVTYLKWLPESESLFLASHASGHLYLYHVSHPCASAPPQYSLLKQGEGFAVYAAKSKAPRNPLAKWAVGEGPLNEFAFSPDGRHLACVSQDGCLRVFHFDSMLLRGLMKSYFGGLLCVCWSPDGRYVVTGGEDDLVTVWSFTEGRVVARGHGHKSWVNAVAFDPYTTRAEEAAATGGDGERGGEEEEEEAEPGGPGSAGGVPLSPLPKAGSITYRFGSAGQDTQFCLWDLTEDVLYPHPPLARTRTLPGTPGTTPPAAGSSRGGEPGPGPLPRSLSRSNSLPHPAGGGKAGGPGAAAAEPGTPFSIGRFATLTLQERRDRGAEKEHKRYHSLGNISRGGGGGGDKPSGPAPRSRLDPAKVLGTALCPRIHEVPLLEPLVCKKIAQERLTVLLFLEDCIITACQEGLICTWARPGRAGISSQPGNSPSGTVV; encoded by the exons atggcggcgggcggcGCGGAGGGCGGCTCGGGCCCCGGCGCCGCCATGGGGGACTGCGCGGAGATTAAGTCGCAGTTCCGCACCCGCGAGGGCTTCTACAAGCTGCTCCCCGGGGACGGCGCCGCTCGCAGGTCCGGTCCGGCTTCCGCCCAGACCCCGGCGCCACCCCAGCCGCCGCAACTCCCGCCCGGCCCTGCCTCCGCCTCCGGCCCCGGCGCCGCGGGCCCCGCGTCGTCCCCGccgcccccaggccctgggcccggGCCCGCGCTGCCCGCCGTGCGCCTCAGCCTCGTCCGCCTCGGGGAGCCCGACGGCGCCGGGCCCGGGGAGCCGCCGGCCACGCCCGCGGGGCTGGGCGCGGGGGGCGACCGCGTCTGCTTCAACCTGGGCCGCGAGCTGTACTTCTACCCGGGCTGCTGCCGCCGCGGGAGTCAGCGG tccaTCGACCTCAAGAAGCCCATCGACAAGCGGATCTACAAGGGCACGCAGCCCACCTGCCACGACTTCAACCAGTTCACCGCCGCCACGGAGACCATCTCCCTGCTGGTGGGCTTCTCAGCCGGCCAGGTGCAGTACCTGGACCTCATTAAGAAGGACACGAGCAAGCTCTTCAATGAGGAG CGGCTGATTGACAAGACCAAGGTGACGTATCTGAAGTGGCTGCCCGAGTCGGAGAGCCTGTTCCTGGCCTCGCACGCCAGCGGCCACCTGTACCTGTACCACGTCAGCCACCCGTGTGCCTCGGCGCCGCCGCAGTACAGCCTGCTGAAGCAGGGCGAAGGCTTCGCCGTCTACGCCGCCAAGAGCAAGGCCCCCCGCAACCCGCTGGCCAAGTGGGCGGTGGGCGAGGGGCCCCTCAACGAGTTTGCCTTCTCGCCCGATGGCCGGCACCTGGCCTGCGTCAGCCAGGACGGCTGCCTGCGTGTTTTCCACTTCGACTCCATGCTCCTGCGCGGGCTCATGAAGAGCTACTTTGGcgggctgctgtgtgtgtgctggagcCCGGACGGCCGCTACGTGGTGACAGGCGGCGAAGACGACCTGGTCACCGTGTGGTCCTTCACCGAGGGCCGCGTGGTGGCCCGTGGCCACGGCCACAAGTCCTGGGTCAACGCTGTAGCCTTTGACCCCTACACCACGCGGGCAGAGGAGGCGGCGGCAACCGGTGGTGATGGGGAGAGGGgcggtgaggaggaggaggaggaggccgagcCCGGGGGCCCCGGCTCTGCCGGGGGCGTCCCGCTCTCCCCGCTGCCCAAGGCCGGCTCCATCACCTACCGCTTCGGCTCAGCCGGCCAGGACACACAGTTCTGCCTCTGGGACCTCACCGAAGATGTGCTGTACCCACACCCGCCCCTGGCCCGCACCcgcaccctccctggcacccctggcACCACGCCGCCCGCCGCTGGCAGCTCGCGGGGTGGCGAGCCTGGCCCGGGGCCCCTGCCCCGCTCGCTGTCGCGCTCCAACAGCCTCCCGCACCCGGCAGGTGGTGGCAAGGCCGGGGGCCCGGGCGCAGCGGCGGCAGAGCCCGGCACACCGTTCAGCATCGGCCGCTTCGCCACGCTCACGCTGCAGGAGCGGCGGGACCGGGGGGCGGAGAAGGAGCACAAGCGCTACCACAGCCTGGGCAACATCAgccgcgggggcggcggcggcggggacaaGCCCAGTGGCCCCGCGCCGCGCAGCCGCCTGGACCCTGCCAAGGTGCTGGGCACCGCGCTGTGCCCGCGCATCCACGAGGTGCCGCTGCTGGAGCCCCTGGTGTGCAAGAAGATCGCACAGGAGCGCCTCACGGTGCTGCTCTTCCTGGAGGACTGCATCATCACCGCCTGCCAGGAGGGCCTCATCTGCACCTGGGCCCGGCCGGGCAGGGCG gGCATCTCCTCCCAACCAGGCAACTCCCCAAGTGGCACAGTGGTGTGA
- the DMWD gene encoding dystrophia myotonica WD repeat-containing protein isoform X1: MAAGGAEGGSGPGAAMGDCAEIKSQFRTREGFYKLLPGDGAARRSGPASAQTPAPPQPPQLPPGPASASGPGAAGPASSPPPPGPGPGPALPAVRLSLVRLGEPDGAGPGEPPATPAGLGAGGDRVCFNLGRELYFYPGCCRRGSQRSIDLKKPIDKRIYKGTQPTCHDFNQFTAATETISLLVGFSAGQVQYLDLIKKDTSKLFNEERLIDKTKVTYLKWLPESESLFLASHASGHLYLYHVSHPCASAPPQYSLLKQGEGFAVYAAKSKAPRNPLAKWAVGEGPLNEFAFSPDGRHLACVSQDGCLRVFHFDSMLLRGLMKSYFGGLLCVCWSPDGRYVVTGGEDDLVTVWSFTEGRVVARGHGHKSWVNAVAFDPYTTRAEEAAATGGDGERGGEEEEEEAEPGGPGSAGGVPLSPLPKAGSITYRFGSAGQDTQFCLWDLTEDVLYPHPPLARTRTLPGTPGTTPPAAGSSRGGEPGPGPLPRSLSRSNSLPHPAGGGKAGGPGAAAAEPGTPFSIGRFATLTLQERRDRGAEKEHKRYHSLGNISRGGGGGGDKPSGPAPRSRLDPAKVLGTALCPRIHEVPLLEPLVCKKIAQERLTVLLFLEDCIITACQEGLICTWARPGRAFTDEEAEAQTGEGSWPRSPSKSVVEGISSQPGNSPSGTVV; encoded by the exons atggcggcgggcggcGCGGAGGGCGGCTCGGGCCCCGGCGCCGCCATGGGGGACTGCGCGGAGATTAAGTCGCAGTTCCGCACCCGCGAGGGCTTCTACAAGCTGCTCCCCGGGGACGGCGCCGCTCGCAGGTCCGGTCCGGCTTCCGCCCAGACCCCGGCGCCACCCCAGCCGCCGCAACTCCCGCCCGGCCCTGCCTCCGCCTCCGGCCCCGGCGCCGCGGGCCCCGCGTCGTCCCCGccgcccccaggccctgggcccggGCCCGCGCTGCCCGCCGTGCGCCTCAGCCTCGTCCGCCTCGGGGAGCCCGACGGCGCCGGGCCCGGGGAGCCGCCGGCCACGCCCGCGGGGCTGGGCGCGGGGGGCGACCGCGTCTGCTTCAACCTGGGCCGCGAGCTGTACTTCTACCCGGGCTGCTGCCGCCGCGGGAGTCAGCGG tccaTCGACCTCAAGAAGCCCATCGACAAGCGGATCTACAAGGGCACGCAGCCCACCTGCCACGACTTCAACCAGTTCACCGCCGCCACGGAGACCATCTCCCTGCTGGTGGGCTTCTCAGCCGGCCAGGTGCAGTACCTGGACCTCATTAAGAAGGACACGAGCAAGCTCTTCAATGAGGAG CGGCTGATTGACAAGACCAAGGTGACGTATCTGAAGTGGCTGCCCGAGTCGGAGAGCCTGTTCCTGGCCTCGCACGCCAGCGGCCACCTGTACCTGTACCACGTCAGCCACCCGTGTGCCTCGGCGCCGCCGCAGTACAGCCTGCTGAAGCAGGGCGAAGGCTTCGCCGTCTACGCCGCCAAGAGCAAGGCCCCCCGCAACCCGCTGGCCAAGTGGGCGGTGGGCGAGGGGCCCCTCAACGAGTTTGCCTTCTCGCCCGATGGCCGGCACCTGGCCTGCGTCAGCCAGGACGGCTGCCTGCGTGTTTTCCACTTCGACTCCATGCTCCTGCGCGGGCTCATGAAGAGCTACTTTGGcgggctgctgtgtgtgtgctggagcCCGGACGGCCGCTACGTGGTGACAGGCGGCGAAGACGACCTGGTCACCGTGTGGTCCTTCACCGAGGGCCGCGTGGTGGCCCGTGGCCACGGCCACAAGTCCTGGGTCAACGCTGTAGCCTTTGACCCCTACACCACGCGGGCAGAGGAGGCGGCGGCAACCGGTGGTGATGGGGAGAGGGgcggtgaggaggaggaggaggaggccgagcCCGGGGGCCCCGGCTCTGCCGGGGGCGTCCCGCTCTCCCCGCTGCCCAAGGCCGGCTCCATCACCTACCGCTTCGGCTCAGCCGGCCAGGACACACAGTTCTGCCTCTGGGACCTCACCGAAGATGTGCTGTACCCACACCCGCCCCTGGCCCGCACCcgcaccctccctggcacccctggcACCACGCCGCCCGCCGCTGGCAGCTCGCGGGGTGGCGAGCCTGGCCCGGGGCCCCTGCCCCGCTCGCTGTCGCGCTCCAACAGCCTCCCGCACCCGGCAGGTGGTGGCAAGGCCGGGGGCCCGGGCGCAGCGGCGGCAGAGCCCGGCACACCGTTCAGCATCGGCCGCTTCGCCACGCTCACGCTGCAGGAGCGGCGGGACCGGGGGGCGGAGAAGGAGCACAAGCGCTACCACAGCCTGGGCAACATCAgccgcgggggcggcggcggcggggacaaGCCCAGTGGCCCCGCGCCGCGCAGCCGCCTGGACCCTGCCAAGGTGCTGGGCACCGCGCTGTGCCCGCGCATCCACGAGGTGCCGCTGCTGGAGCCCCTGGTGTGCAAGAAGATCGCACAGGAGCGCCTCACGGTGCTGCTCTTCCTGGAGGACTGCATCATCACCGCCTGCCAGGAGGGCCTCATCTGCACCTGGGCCCGGCCGGGCAGGGCG TTCACAGACGAGGAGGCCGAGGCCCAGACAGGGGAAGGAAGTTGGCCCAGGTCACCCAGCAAGTCAGTGGTAGAG gGCATCTCCTCCCAACCAGGCAACTCCCCAAGTGGCACAGTGGTGTGA